The proteins below are encoded in one region of Phycisphaerae bacterium:
- the grpE gene encoding nucleotide exchange factor GrpE, which yields MAGKTSPPRKSSSVTPRAARKKKGLTKPSRSTATKPATQAKGPAAGGRRPQAADDRSPAGLLAQAEADLTALLDSLNSHMATAVNAITELAVAQQGQHQPIIRSRPIDRATAMFQRLVAEVLDDKLAEVLPTLVALRSEMNQRARLVGSSASTESTPPTDGDFFERGTAMLDQVLNTLEVRSFEPRIGDPFDPLIHLAVGQTSRNDLAEGVLAEILQPGFRTARGKVIVPARVKVNRR from the coding sequence ATGGCAGGCAAGACCAGCCCACCGCGCAAATCGTCGTCCGTGACCCCGCGAGCCGCCCGCAAGAAGAAGGGGCTGACGAAGCCGAGCAGGAGCACCGCCACCAAGCCCGCCACCCAGGCCAAAGGGCCTGCCGCGGGCGGCCGCCGCCCCCAAGCGGCCGACGACCGTTCGCCGGCCGGTCTCCTGGCCCAAGCAGAGGCGGACCTGACCGCTCTCCTGGATTCGCTGAACAGCCACATGGCCACTGCGGTAAATGCGATCACTGAACTGGCCGTCGCCCAGCAGGGCCAGCATCAGCCCATCATCCGCAGCAGGCCGATCGACCGCGCCACCGCCATGTTTCAGCGCCTGGTCGCCGAGGTTCTTGACGACAAGCTCGCCGAGGTTCTTCCTACTCTCGTGGCTCTGCGCAGCGAGATGAACCAGCGTGCCCGGCTCGTCGGCTCGTCGGCTTCGACGGAATCGACCCCGCCGACGGACGGCGACTTCTTCGAACGCGGAACCGCCATGCTCGACCAAGTCTTGAACACCCTCGAAGTGCGCAGCTTCGAGCCGCGCATCGGCGATCCGTTCGATCCGCTGATTCATCTGGCCGTGGGACAGACTAGCCGAAACGACCTCGCCGAGGGCGTGCTGGCCGAGATCCTGCAACCCGGTTTCCGCACCGCGCGCGGCAAGGTGATTGTGCCCGCCCGAGTCAAAGTCAACAGGAGGTGA
- a CDS encoding Hsp70 family protein: MARLGIDFGTTNTVAVIHDRGVFSVVLHRADTGAGTIVQDVFPSAILIDKRSGKHWFGLEADRLFGQRGPGPDHVFLPSLKRHLWSYAEGHSVSSGHEPRPRARDVAAGLEQFDIGKLLTGFLQSLAESIRASGMIDPGEPLETVITWPANANGAQRYITRKCFREAGFDVLSTLNEPTASAIELADCITAGRGAGKDDREPSAVAVFDLGGGTFDASVVWIEGDEFEVLASGGIEDLGGDDFDRALLDMFLERFKLRDEALSPLTRHALLRQARSQKETIAGGVVRSLFLNPLDFGLDCPPVSIAVEAYFERIRPMLKPAIAMLKKVIVSAAAKERRVRTGSSLTVYLVGGSSKLPLVAHMVSDAFPECRVILTDKPFTSVAMGAAICATDRVTYRDVFARHFGLLRLKDNGQSEVFDIIFPAGTPIPRKGEKPLERCAWYHPRHNIGHLRYLECTSVGANGLPDGNVRHWSDVFFPYDPLLPIDHRASVADVVATNQFADMPACEVYRCDSDGVITVELRRPTKNDSRIHEIYRD, from the coding sequence ATGGCCCGGCTTGGCATCGACTTCGGCACCACGAACACCGTTGCGGTGATCCACGATCGCGGTGTGTTCTCCGTTGTTCTCCATCGTGCGGACACGGGAGCGGGCACCATTGTGCAGGATGTCTTTCCGTCCGCGATCTTGATCGACAAGCGCTCAGGCAAGCATTGGTTCGGTTTGGAGGCCGATCGTCTTTTCGGCCAACGCGGGCCGGGCCCCGATCACGTGTTCCTGCCGTCGCTGAAGCGGCACCTGTGGAGCTACGCGGAGGGTCATTCAGTCAGCTCGGGTCACGAGCCCCGCCCCCGTGCTCGAGATGTTGCCGCCGGATTGGAGCAGTTTGACATCGGCAAGCTGCTGACGGGCTTCCTGCAATCTCTGGCCGAATCGATCCGGGCATCCGGCATGATCGACCCGGGCGAGCCGCTCGAGACGGTGATCACCTGGCCGGCCAACGCCAACGGCGCCCAGCGCTACATCACCCGGAAGTGTTTTCGCGAGGCCGGCTTCGACGTGCTCTCGACATTGAATGAGCCGACAGCTTCCGCGATCGAGCTGGCTGACTGCATCACCGCCGGCCGCGGCGCCGGGAAGGATGATCGCGAACCCTCGGCCGTGGCCGTCTTTGACCTCGGCGGCGGCACTTTCGACGCCTCCGTGGTCTGGATCGAAGGGGACGAGTTCGAGGTGCTGGCCTCCGGCGGTATTGAAGACCTCGGCGGTGACGACTTTGATCGCGCCCTGTTGGACATGTTCCTGGAACGATTCAAGCTCCGTGACGAGGCCCTGAGTCCGCTGACCCGGCATGCCCTGTTGCGGCAGGCCCGCTCGCAGAAGGAGACCATCGCCGGCGGTGTGGTTCGCAGCCTGTTCCTCAATCCCCTCGATTTCGGGCTGGATTGCCCTCCGGTCTCGATTGCGGTGGAGGCCTATTTCGAGCGCATCAGACCGATGCTCAAGCCGGCCATCGCCATGCTCAAGAAGGTGATCGTCTCGGCTGCCGCCAAGGAGCGTCGGGTTCGCACCGGTTCAAGTCTGACCGTGTACCTGGTCGGCGGCTCATCCAAATTGCCCCTAGTGGCCCATATGGTCTCCGACGCCTTCCCCGAATGTCGGGTGATTCTGACCGACAAGCCGTTCACCTCGGTGGCCATGGGGGCGGCAATCTGTGCCACCGACCGGGTGACGTACCGTGATGTCTTTGCCAGGCACTTCGGCCTGTTGCGACTCAAGGACAACGGCCAGTCCGAAGTCTTCGACATCATCTTTCCGGCCGGCACGCCTATCCCCCGCAAGGGCGAAAAACCGCTCGAACGTTGCGCCTGGTATCATCCCCGGCACAACATCGGGCACTTGCGATACCTGGAATGCACCTCGGTCGGAGCCAACGGCCTGCCCGATGGCAACGTCCGCCACTGGTCGGACGTATTCTTCCCCTATGACCCTCTGCTGCCGATTGATCACCGGGCGTCAGTCGCCGATGTGGTCGCCACCAATCAATTCGCTGACATGCCTGCGTGTGAGGTCTATCGCTGCGATAGTGACGGGGTCATCACGGTAGAGCTGCGCCGCCCGACAAAGAACGACTCCCGCATCCACGAGATTTATCGGGATTGA
- a CDS encoding tetratricopeptide repeat protein, translating into MHSYYLSWRWLSAWGLALASVVGCAPKDTPFAAIRAGIRCERGQKALEQEDLDAALKEFQRAVELNPKLAMAHSNLGKVQKAKGNLAAAAAAFANAVKLNPKSFDDAFSLADVYHKMSKLAAAIQAYLHACELQPNNFQARLNLGVCYHQAAELDNAIDCYTKAIEIDPDHAAAYTNLGAAYDAQGKYYEAIHAYNKSLERDGEQPMVLVNLAGTMMKQERFAAAQRALERAIELDPELAMAYERLGYCLFRMKRYDEALTRYEWAETLDPNRAETHAGLGVVRMAMFLQDRSQTEFRQAAIEHWHRSLEINPDQPKIRNLISKYRVPADQVSAVLMESPPK; encoded by the coding sequence ATGCATTCTTACTATTTGTCATGGCGTTGGTTGAGCGCATGGGGGCTGGCCTTGGCATCGGTTGTCGGCTGCGCCCCCAAGGACACCCCGTTTGCGGCCATCCGCGCCGGCATCCGCTGCGAGCGAGGCCAGAAGGCCCTGGAGCAGGAGGATCTTGACGCCGCCCTGAAGGAGTTCCAGCGAGCGGTCGAGCTGAATCCGAAGCTGGCTATGGCGCATTCCAACCTCGGCAAGGTCCAGAAGGCCAAGGGCAACTTAGCAGCGGCTGCCGCAGCCTTTGCCAATGCGGTGAAGCTGAACCCCAAGAGTTTCGACGACGCGTTTTCGCTCGCCGACGTCTACCACAAAATGTCGAAGCTCGCCGCGGCGATCCAGGCCTACCTGCACGCCTGCGAGCTCCAGCCGAATAACTTTCAGGCGCGCCTGAATCTCGGCGTCTGCTATCACCAGGCCGCCGAACTCGACAATGCCATTGACTGCTACACGAAAGCGATCGAAATCGACCCTGACCACGCTGCCGCATACACCAACCTCGGTGCCGCGTACGACGCCCAAGGAAAATACTACGAGGCCATCCACGCCTACAACAAGTCGCTCGAGCGCGATGGCGAACAGCCTATGGTGCTGGTCAACCTTGCCGGCACGATGATGAAGCAGGAACGATTTGCCGCCGCCCAGCGGGCCCTCGAACGGGCAATCGAGCTCGATCCCGAACTGGCCATGGCCTATGAACGGCTGGGCTATTGCCTGTTCCGGATGAAGCGATACGACGAGGCCCTTACCCGCTACGAGTGGGCCGAGACCCTCGACCCCAACCGCGCCGAGACGCACGCCGGCCTGGGCGTGGTGCGAATGGCGATGTTCCTTCAGGATCGCTCCCAAACTGAGTTCCGCCAGGCGGCCATCGAGCATTGGCACCGGTCGCTGGAAATCAACCCCGATCAGCCTAAAATACGCAACCTGATCTCCAAGTACCGGGTGCCCGCCGACCAGGTGTCGGCTGTTTTGATGGAATCGCCGCCAAAATGA
- a CDS encoding phosphatase PAP2 family protein — protein MKNRQNRAIVQCVLSCALMVFAAGCGPHKAAVHRSWAERSQTVIRQRLAPTPVVPTMAASSAHPVKAERTVGGKSTIWPEELAAFHLSAETREQAGDAETRQAEESSSKQDVEYEGKWRKPLPGFGETLKRDLLELPSALWDDTKRVYTNPWNLVFLLGAGGASLALRPEVDDDIEDYYDRHHTFKEDWRDAFGAAGNPIVHFGIAGAWYLTGQLAQDAKTYDVGARLFRALTINGVSTLLLKTAACTESPNGEDWAWPSGHVSSAMVVATVMNDAYGPLAGVPLFGLTGLVAVERLDSGEHHFSDVVFGAALGWVVAETVMKDEPPKIAGGHIVPYADPVGRNAGVAWVKTLGE, from the coding sequence ATGAAAAACAGGCAAAATCGAGCAATCGTTCAGTGCGTACTGTCATGCGCGCTGATGGTCTTTGCTGCCGGCTGTGGTCCCCACAAGGCCGCTGTTCATCGTTCGTGGGCGGAACGTTCTCAGACGGTCATCCGGCAGAGGCTGGCACCAACTCCCGTCGTCCCGACCATGGCCGCCTCGTCGGCTCATCCGGTGAAAGCGGAGAGGACGGTCGGCGGCAAATCGACGATCTGGCCCGAGGAGTTGGCCGCTTTCCATTTGTCAGCCGAAACGCGGGAACAGGCCGGAGACGCGGAAACCCGACAGGCAGAGGAGAGTTCCTCGAAGCAGGACGTCGAATACGAAGGCAAATGGCGAAAGCCGCTGCCGGGCTTCGGCGAGACACTCAAGCGCGACCTGCTGGAGCTGCCGAGCGCGTTGTGGGATGACACCAAGCGTGTCTACACCAATCCATGGAACCTGGTGTTCCTGCTGGGCGCAGGCGGCGCGTCGCTCGCTCTTCGTCCGGAAGTCGATGATGACATCGAGGATTACTACGACAGGCACCATACCTTCAAAGAAGACTGGCGTGACGCGTTCGGGGCGGCCGGCAACCCGATCGTTCATTTCGGAATAGCTGGCGCTTGGTATTTGACCGGCCAGCTTGCGCAGGATGCCAAGACTTATGATGTCGGCGCGCGGCTGTTCCGGGCATTGACCATCAACGGCGTCAGCACGCTGCTGCTCAAGACTGCCGCATGCACCGAATCGCCTAACGGCGAAGACTGGGCCTGGCCGTCCGGCCACGTATCAAGTGCGATGGTCGTCGCGACGGTGATGAACGACGCCTACGGACCGTTGGCGGGGGTGCCCTTGTTCGGACTGACCGGTCTGGTGGCCGTCGAGCGGTTGGATTCCGGAGAACATCACTTCTCAGATGTGGTTTTCGGTGCTGCCCTTGGCTGGGTCGTGGCTGAGACAGTCATGAAGGATGAGCCGCCCAAGATCGCCGGCGGCCACATCGTCCCCTATGCTGACCCGGTCGGCCGCAACGCGGGCGTCGCGTGGGTCAAAACGCTCGGCGAATGA
- a CDS encoding HD domain-containing protein — protein MIRVSVENLEPGMVLAASIPHARHPRRALLAAGYVLEPKTIAKLREYGIKGVWINHPGFDFLDEQVASGVPESRARLYHDIKGNFTALAKQTAGAFDLQFYRELISRLIEELVKNQDHAVWAERILEEPEELFSHSANVAYLVMILGMNLRNYISHERKYIDRRLAQDLTNLGVGAMLHDVGKIKLPPELRRSHVLDHHEDEAAYRSHAEQGYQLLRGRLDSTASGVILHHHQRYDGNGFPEPISTHKERHPEPLRGRRIHVFARIVAVANVLDGMMAICDRKGQPKVAALAALQAAEIRKMFDPVIFAAAVRTIPPFPVGTCVTLSDGREAVVVDLNAKRPCQPVVQVLKAGAQVEDPSGERIDLVKSGAPSITHENRRPVAQYLYKPPEVITRHIAASYQDEAERSSAACSDLLETGAPSGAEQTAHPE, from the coding sequence ATGATCCGAGTCTCCGTCGAGAACCTGGAGCCCGGGATGGTGCTGGCAGCATCGATTCCACACGCGAGGCACCCGAGACGCGCCCTGCTGGCCGCGGGATACGTCCTGGAACCCAAGACCATCGCGAAGCTGCGGGAATACGGCATCAAGGGGGTATGGATCAACCACCCGGGTTTCGACTTTCTCGACGAACAAGTCGCTTCCGGCGTTCCCGAATCGCGGGCCAGGCTCTACCACGACATCAAAGGGAATTTCACGGCCTTGGCCAAACAGACCGCCGGGGCTTTCGACCTCCAGTTCTACAGAGAGCTCATATCGAGACTCATAGAGGAACTGGTCAAGAACCAGGACCACGCGGTCTGGGCGGAGCGCATCCTCGAAGAACCCGAGGAGTTGTTCAGCCACAGCGCAAACGTTGCCTATCTGGTGATGATCCTGGGTATGAATCTGCGGAACTACATCAGTCACGAGCGTAAGTACATCGACAGGCGGCTCGCCCAGGATCTGACGAACCTGGGCGTCGGGGCGATGCTGCACGACGTCGGCAAGATCAAACTGCCGCCGGAACTGCGACGATCTCACGTTCTGGACCACCACGAGGACGAAGCGGCTTACCGGTCTCACGCCGAGCAGGGCTATCAACTGCTTCGCGGCCGGCTTGATTCGACAGCGTCGGGTGTTATTCTTCACCACCACCAGCGATACGATGGAAACGGGTTTCCGGAGCCTATTTCCACCCACAAGGAGCGACACCCGGAGCCGCTGCGCGGTCGCCGCATTCACGTCTTCGCCCGGATCGTGGCGGTGGCCAACGTTCTGGACGGGATGATGGCCATTTGTGACCGGAAGGGGCAACCCAAGGTCGCCGCCCTGGCAGCCCTTCAAGCGGCCGAGATCCGCAAGATGTTTGATCCGGTGATTTTCGCGGCGGCCGTGCGAACCATCCCGCCTTTTCCGGTCGGTACCTGTGTGACGCTCTCGGACGGTCGAGAGGCCGTGGTCGTCGATCTGAACGCCAAACGGCCGTGCCAGCCGGTCGTCCAGGTTCTCAAGGCAGGGGCACAAGTCGAGGATCCCTCGGGCGAGAGGATCGATCTCGTCAAGTCCGGGGCCCCCAGCATCACGCATGAAAACCGCCGGCCGGTGGCCCAATACCTCTATAAGCCTCCAGAGGTGATCACCCGCCACATAGCGGCGAGTTACCAGGACGAGGCTGAGCGGAGTTCGGCGGCCTGCAGCGATCTGCTGGAGACCGGAGCGCCTTCCGGCGCGGAGCAGACAGCCCATCCTGAGTGA
- the dxs gene encoding 1-deoxy-D-xylulose-5-phosphate synthase — protein sequence MSLRHDRGGPSEITDNMGLLASIEHPSDVKKLSIAQLNELAKEIRERILEVVGKNGGHLASNLGVAEITIALHYCFDFEKDRLLWDVGHQCYPHKLLTGRNERFDTLRQSGGISGFPSIDESPFDLFNVGHAGTAIPTALGLARADQLLGRDKRVVAFVGDASIVNGLAFEGLNQAGTLNRQFLVILNDNNYGIAPTQGALAHYLARLRASSIYEEVKQRAKQLLPRLPLVGQSMVDALGHLKEGLKATVSPHSIFEQLGFMYVGPVMGHDIAYLIDLLQMLKDIDHPVLLHIHTNKGQGAEFARAEPSKFHSPTPFIFDGETVRVANGSGRSWTEAFSDAVLEVGNEEPRLCALTAAMPAGTGLDKFAERYPDRFLDVGIAESCTVDVAAGMAKAGLRPLVAIYSTFLQRSFDQVFQEVSLQRLPVILCMDRAGLVGGDGAVHHGFLDIAYLRPLPNLVLLAPADENELKAALRFAVRCPDACAIRYPRADVPPSLGDAAPFELGRSRLMRRGNDATILAYGAMVGNALDAAELLAAEGIELRVFNARFAKPIDREMVTAAMLADHPVITVEDHSVVGGFGAAVLETAQDLRLPTDHLVRLGIPSDRFISHGSRKSQLAECGIDAAGIAEAVHRELARCRPSTKAVRGFVPSSQPSHITKP from the coding sequence TTGAGTCTCAGACACGATCGCGGGGGGCCAAGCGAGATTACGGACAACATGGGACTACTGGCTTCGATAGAGCATCCGTCAGACGTCAAGAAGCTGTCGATAGCCCAACTCAACGAGTTGGCTAAAGAGATCCGGGAGCGCATCCTCGAAGTGGTCGGCAAGAACGGCGGACACCTGGCCAGCAATCTGGGCGTCGCCGAGATCACCATCGCTCTTCACTACTGCTTTGACTTTGAGAAAGACCGATTGCTGTGGGACGTCGGGCACCAATGTTACCCGCACAAATTGCTCACGGGCCGCAACGAACGTTTTGACACGTTGCGGCAATCCGGAGGCATCAGCGGTTTTCCGAGCATCGATGAAAGCCCCTTCGATCTGTTCAACGTCGGGCACGCGGGCACGGCAATCCCGACGGCGCTGGGTTTGGCCCGCGCCGACCAGCTCCTCGGCCGCGACAAGCGGGTCGTAGCCTTCGTAGGCGATGCGAGCATCGTGAACGGCCTGGCGTTTGAGGGCCTCAACCAGGCGGGCACGCTCAATCGGCAGTTTCTTGTCATCTTGAACGACAACAACTACGGCATCGCTCCGACGCAGGGCGCATTGGCTCATTACCTCGCTCGCCTCCGTGCCAGTTCCATTTATGAGGAGGTCAAGCAGCGGGCCAAGCAACTGCTGCCCAGATTGCCGCTGGTCGGCCAGTCGATGGTCGACGCCCTCGGGCATCTGAAGGAGGGGCTGAAGGCCACGGTTTCGCCGCATTCGATTTTCGAGCAGCTCGGCTTCATGTATGTCGGGCCGGTGATGGGTCACGACATCGCGTACCTGATTGACCTGCTGCAGATGCTCAAGGATATCGATCACCCGGTGCTTCTGCACATTCATACCAACAAAGGTCAGGGCGCCGAGTTCGCCCGTGCCGAGCCTTCGAAGTTCCACTCGCCCACGCCGTTCATCTTCGATGGCGAAACCGTAAGGGTCGCAAACGGCTCGGGCAGAAGCTGGACCGAGGCTTTCTCGGACGCGGTCCTTGAAGTCGGCAATGAAGAGCCGAGGCTCTGCGCCTTGACGGCGGCGATGCCGGCGGGCACCGGCCTGGACAAGTTCGCGGAGCGGTACCCGGACCGCTTTCTCGACGTGGGAATCGCCGAGAGCTGCACCGTTGACGTTGCCGCCGGGATGGCCAAGGCGGGGTTAAGGCCGCTAGTGGCTATTTACTCGACCTTCCTCCAGCGATCTTTCGATCAGGTCTTTCAGGAGGTCTCGCTGCAGCGCCTGCCGGTAATCCTGTGCATGGACCGGGCGGGGCTGGTCGGCGGCGACGGGGCGGTCCACCACGGGTTCCTGGATATTGCGTACCTGCGGCCGTTGCCGAATTTGGTGTTGCTGGCTCCGGCCGATGAGAACGAGCTGAAGGCCGCGCTGCGATTCGCCGTGCGTTGCCCGGACGCCTGCGCCATCCGTTATCCGCGGGCGGATGTTCCTCCATCGTTGGGTGACGCTGCGCCTTTCGAGCTGGGGCGATCCCGACTGATGCGCCGAGGTAACGACGCGACCATTCTGGCTTATGGGGCCATGGTCGGCAACGCGCTGGACGCCGCCGAACTGCTGGCGGCCGAGGGGATCGAACTGCGGGTGTTCAACGCCCGTTTCGCCAAGCCGATCGACCGCGAAATGGTCACCGCGGCGATGCTGGCCGACCACCCGGTCATCACTGTCGAGGACCACTCGGTGGTCGGCGGTTTCGGAGCGGCCGTGCTCGAGACGGCACAGGATCTTCGGCTTCCGACGGATCACCTGGTTCGCCTGGGCATCCCGAGCGACCGCTTCATCAGTCACGGCTCGCGCAAGAGCCAACTGGCCGAGTGCGGCATCGATGCCGCCGGCATTGCCGAGGCGGTCCATCGTGAACTGGCCCGCTGCCGGCCTTCGACGAAAGCGGTGCGCGGCTTCGTGCCCAGCTCCCAGCCAAGCCATATCACGAAGCCGTGA